The genomic region CAAATGCAGGATGATCTATGATTATTTTGGCAAGTTCAAATTGGTTATTGGCTCTGTTTTTTCTCTACTTCTAGCATTTTGGACCCCAAAGTGGGCAGCTCTCCTCAAAATAGGAGGTAAGACACCATTTTCCTAAATAATTAAAACTTACAAAGTATTTATctatctttgattaaaataaatcacaaattctaaaaaaaaaaaaaaagaaaaaaaaaagggtgatATTGTAAAACCATTTTACACCTTACTCCTTACAGAAAAGCAAAGATAGGTATGGGCTAATTTTTTTTGGTATTGGGCTATAATTTTGCCCGAAAAAGCCCACAGCTCAAAACATATTGTTGGGATCTTTGGGCCCAAAATATTAGCAAGGCCCTAATCATATGGTTATGTAATTTTATCCATCAAAAACATGATTTTACGTGTTACGTACTTCACATCTTAACATTCATTTACCTTAATTAGGAGAGGCAGAAGTAGTGATCAAGGAGGTGGAACAAGCGGCAGTCGTGGTGGAAAAGGTGGCCACGGTAATGGAGAAGGTATCGGAAGAGGTGGCGGATATTCTTCCTGATGGTAACAAATTTAAGGAAACGGCTTTGATAGTTGAGCATGTCTCTGAGGAGGCAGCTAAGGATGCACATATAGCTGAagaaatattccacaaggtttgATACTCATGTTTTATACACTTGAAATTCATACGTATAAGTCATGCTAATTAGTTGTCTTTAGTACCCTGAATAAAATAAAAGTTCAAATATCGACAGAGGATACTCTATGGTAAAAAAACGATTACCCAGTAGCACTTAATTTGACAAATGCAATAACCACTCAGTACCTAAATAGCTACTGAAAATAATGTGATAAGGGTCAAATGTACTTAGTTTTAGAAATACATTGATTTCGGATTTTTGATATAAATATTAAATGAAAGAGCTGCTATGTAATAATAAAACAAAGCGCAAGTGCGCAACTTATTTAGCAAGTCATTTTACTTTGTTTCTCTTGTGATTGCAGATTGATGTGGTGAAGC from Silene latifolia isolate original U9 population chromosome 3, ASM4854445v1, whole genome shotgun sequence harbors:
- the LOC141648219 gene encoding uncharacterized protein LOC141648219; this encodes MVAAARQGVGVNNNGFGNTQLTGLRLVHAASTSSGNDGGSSSSPLSKPPSLRPPPPPGPGRFPMWMIYDYFGKFKLVIGSVFSLLLAFWTPKWAALLKIGGEAEVVIKEVEQAAVVVEKVATVMEKVSEEVADILPDGNKFKETALIVEHVSEEAAKDAHIAEEIFHKIDVVKHNVEIVEEMIEPIIETIEHNDKFNEGVKS